A single region of the Salvia miltiorrhiza cultivar Shanhuang (shh) chromosome 8, IMPLAD_Smil_shh, whole genome shotgun sequence genome encodes:
- the LOC131000537 gene encoding E3 ubiquitin-protein ligase WAV3-like isoform X1 → MGGSKWTKARIALGLKLNSCLYVPRTVEDSPPPPPPARSSGAASLSPTTPRDSDHRVQMPTTPTPSSSGLRLPKQSSKSSKKICAICLGTMKPGHGHAIFTAECSHSFHFHCIASNVKHGRQSCPVCRAKWKEVPFQSPSADKSNGGDRINNVPWPQDESLMRLVRRIPSPRMDSNRNVSSLFHVVEPDVFDDDDEICGDLPCGTGITNRSSSKPNDDDHFTGAVEVKTYPEVSAVLKSKSHDNFSVLIHLKAPTATAMQHSETDGAGSRAPVDLVTVLDVSGSMAGTKLALLKRAMGFVIQNLGPSDRLSVIAFSSTARRLFPLRRMTHNGKHEALQSVNSLSSNGGTNIADGLRKGAKVMSERKCKNPVSSIILLSDGQDTYTTTSPTGGNARSDHQSLLPASMHRNNASGLHIPVHAFGFGADHDADSMHSISETSGGTFSFIEAENVIQDAFAQCIGGLLSVVVQELRVEVECIDPILQLTGIKSGSYNNILASDKRKGKIEVGDLYAEEERDFLVTTHIPITQSSSNEMPLIKVKCVYKHPISKNLVTLDSANDVTIQRPVAAGPVVVSMEVDKQRNRLQSAEAMAEARGAAEQGDLTSAVAILENCRKQLSESASARAGDRLCTALDAELREMQERMGNRQTYETSGRAYVLSGLSSHSWQRATARGDSTDSWSVVHAYQTPSMVDMVNLSQTMILGNPSPRPTIRPTRSFPARQQQHPS, encoded by the exons ATGGGCGGGAGCAAATGGACGAAAGCCAGGATTGCGCTAGGGTTGAAGTTGAATTCCTGCCTCTACGTGCCGAGAACGGTTGAGgattctccgccgccgccgccgccggcgagaTCTTCCGGAGCCGCCTCATTGTCTCCGACGACGCCGCGGGACTCGGATCACCGGGTGCAAATGCCTACTACGCCCACGCCATCTTCTTCCGGCCTCCGCTTGCCTAAGCAATCCTCCAAATCCTCCAAG AAGATTTGTGCAATATGCTTGGGAACCATGAAACCTGGCCACGGGCATGCGATTTTCACTGCAGAATGTTCGCACTCGTTTCATTTTCATTGTATTGCATCCAATGTGAAGCATGGAAGACAAAGTTGTCCCGTTTGCCGTGCAAAATGGAAGGAGGTCCCTTTCCAGAGTCCTTCTGCTGATAAATCTAATGGGGGAGATAGGATAAACAATGTGCCCTGGCCTCAGGATGAGTCCTTGATGCGGCTAGTGAGACGAATCCCTTCTCCACGAATGGATAGCAATCGGAACGTTTCTTCTCTGTTTCATGTTGTCGAACCTGATGtgttcgatgatgatgatgaaatttGCGGTGACTTACCCTGTGGCACTGGCATCACCAATAGATCATCCAGTAAGCCCAATGATGACGATCATTTTACAGGAGCAGTCGAAGTTAAAACGTATCCGGAAGTTTCTGCTGTTCTAAAATCAAAATCCCACGATAACTTTTCTGTTCTGATTCATCTGAAAGCGCCAACTGCAACGGCAATGCAACATTCTGAAACTGATGGAGCAGGTTCTCGAGCTCCAGTTGATCTCGTCACAGTGCTTGATGTCAGTGGCAGCATGGCTGGCACCAAGCTCGCTCTTCTTAAACGAGCAATGGGGTTTGTGATCCAAAACTTAGGTCCTTCGGATAGGCTATCTGTAATCGCCTTCTCCTCAACAGCACGTCGTCTCTTTCCACTCCGTAGGATGACTCACAATGGAAAGCACGAAGCACTACAATCCGTCAACTCTCTAAGCTCAAACGGAGGGACGAACATTGCTGATGGCCTCAGGAAGGGCGCCAAGGTGATGAGTGAGCGCAAGTGTAAAAATCCAGTCAGCAGCATCATACTGTTATCTGATGGGCAAGACACGTACACCACCACCTCTCCTACTGGTGGAAACGCCCGCTCCGATCATCAGTCGTTACTCCCAGCCTCCATGCACAGAAATAATGCCTCTGGTCTTCATATTCCTGTGCATGCATTTGGATTTGGTGCAGATCATGATGCAGACTCGATGCATTCAATCTCTGAAACTTCTGGTGGAACATTTTCTTTTATAGAGGCGGAGAACGTGATTCAGGATGCCTTTGCACAGTGCATCGGGGGTCTCTTAAGCGTCGTCGTGCAGGAACTAAGAGTGGAAGTCGAGTGCATTGATCCAATCCTGCAACTCACCGGTATAAAATCCGGAAGCTACAATAACATTCTAGCATCTGATAAAAGAAAAGGCAAAATTGAGGTTGGAGATCTATATGCTGAAGAAGAAAGGGATTTTCTGGTGACAACTCATATCCCCATCACTCAATCCAGCAGCAATGAGATGCCACTCATCAAAGTGAAATGTGTGTACAAGCATCCGATCTCCAAGAATCTAGTCACACTAGATTCTGCAAATGATGTCACCATCCAACGGCCTGTTGCAGCCGGACCAGTTGTGGTGTCGATGGAAGTAGACAAGCAGCGCAACAGGCTCCAATCCGCTGAAGCCATGGCAGAAGCTAGAGGCGCCGCAGAGCAAGGTGATCTAACTTCAGCCGTTGCCATCCTAGAAAACTGCCGTAAACAGCTCTCAGAATCCGCGTCAGCACGAGCCGGAGACAGATTATGCACCGCATTGGATGCTGAATTGAGGGAAATGCAAGAAAGGATGGGAAACAGACAGACTTACGAAACATCGGGAAGAGCCTACGTCCTGTCCGGACTGAGTTCGCATTCTTGGCAGAGGGCAACTGCGAGAGGCGACTCCACGGACAGCTGGAGTGTCGTTCATGCGTACCAGACGCCGTCCATGGTGGACATGGTGAATTTGTCCCAGACCATGATCTTAGGTAACCCGTCGCCTCGACCGACGATCAGGCCAACGAGATCTTTCCCTGCAAGGCAGCAGCAGCATCCCAGCTGA
- the LOC131000537 gene encoding E3 ubiquitin-protein ligase WAV3-like isoform X2 produces MGGSKWTKARIALGLKLNSCLYVPRTVEDSPPPPPPARSSGAASLSPTTPRDSDHRVQMPTTPTPSSSGLRLPKQSSKSSKICAICLGTMKPGHGHAIFTAECSHSFHFHCIASNVKHGRQSCPVCRAKWKEVPFQSPSADKSNGGDRINNVPWPQDESLMRLVRRIPSPRMDSNRNVSSLFHVVEPDVFDDDDEICGDLPCGTGITNRSSSKPNDDDHFTGAVEVKTYPEVSAVLKSKSHDNFSVLIHLKAPTATAMQHSETDGAGSRAPVDLVTVLDVSGSMAGTKLALLKRAMGFVIQNLGPSDRLSVIAFSSTARRLFPLRRMTHNGKHEALQSVNSLSSNGGTNIADGLRKGAKVMSERKCKNPVSSIILLSDGQDTYTTTSPTGGNARSDHQSLLPASMHRNNASGLHIPVHAFGFGADHDADSMHSISETSGGTFSFIEAENVIQDAFAQCIGGLLSVVVQELRVEVECIDPILQLTGIKSGSYNNILASDKRKGKIEVGDLYAEEERDFLVTTHIPITQSSSNEMPLIKVKCVYKHPISKNLVTLDSANDVTIQRPVAAGPVVVSMEVDKQRNRLQSAEAMAEARGAAEQGDLTSAVAILENCRKQLSESASARAGDRLCTALDAELREMQERMGNRQTYETSGRAYVLSGLSSHSWQRATARGDSTDSWSVVHAYQTPSMVDMVNLSQTMILGNPSPRPTIRPTRSFPARQQQHPS; encoded by the exons ATGGGCGGGAGCAAATGGACGAAAGCCAGGATTGCGCTAGGGTTGAAGTTGAATTCCTGCCTCTACGTGCCGAGAACGGTTGAGgattctccgccgccgccgccgccggcgagaTCTTCCGGAGCCGCCTCATTGTCTCCGACGACGCCGCGGGACTCGGATCACCGGGTGCAAATGCCTACTACGCCCACGCCATCTTCTTCCGGCCTCCGCTTGCCTAAGCAATCCTCCAAATCCTCCAAG ATTTGTGCAATATGCTTGGGAACCATGAAACCTGGCCACGGGCATGCGATTTTCACTGCAGAATGTTCGCACTCGTTTCATTTTCATTGTATTGCATCCAATGTGAAGCATGGAAGACAAAGTTGTCCCGTTTGCCGTGCAAAATGGAAGGAGGTCCCTTTCCAGAGTCCTTCTGCTGATAAATCTAATGGGGGAGATAGGATAAACAATGTGCCCTGGCCTCAGGATGAGTCCTTGATGCGGCTAGTGAGACGAATCCCTTCTCCACGAATGGATAGCAATCGGAACGTTTCTTCTCTGTTTCATGTTGTCGAACCTGATGtgttcgatgatgatgatgaaatttGCGGTGACTTACCCTGTGGCACTGGCATCACCAATAGATCATCCAGTAAGCCCAATGATGACGATCATTTTACAGGAGCAGTCGAAGTTAAAACGTATCCGGAAGTTTCTGCTGTTCTAAAATCAAAATCCCACGATAACTTTTCTGTTCTGATTCATCTGAAAGCGCCAACTGCAACGGCAATGCAACATTCTGAAACTGATGGAGCAGGTTCTCGAGCTCCAGTTGATCTCGTCACAGTGCTTGATGTCAGTGGCAGCATGGCTGGCACCAAGCTCGCTCTTCTTAAACGAGCAATGGGGTTTGTGATCCAAAACTTAGGTCCTTCGGATAGGCTATCTGTAATCGCCTTCTCCTCAACAGCACGTCGTCTCTTTCCACTCCGTAGGATGACTCACAATGGAAAGCACGAAGCACTACAATCCGTCAACTCTCTAAGCTCAAACGGAGGGACGAACATTGCTGATGGCCTCAGGAAGGGCGCCAAGGTGATGAGTGAGCGCAAGTGTAAAAATCCAGTCAGCAGCATCATACTGTTATCTGATGGGCAAGACACGTACACCACCACCTCTCCTACTGGTGGAAACGCCCGCTCCGATCATCAGTCGTTACTCCCAGCCTCCATGCACAGAAATAATGCCTCTGGTCTTCATATTCCTGTGCATGCATTTGGATTTGGTGCAGATCATGATGCAGACTCGATGCATTCAATCTCTGAAACTTCTGGTGGAACATTTTCTTTTATAGAGGCGGAGAACGTGATTCAGGATGCCTTTGCACAGTGCATCGGGGGTCTCTTAAGCGTCGTCGTGCAGGAACTAAGAGTGGAAGTCGAGTGCATTGATCCAATCCTGCAACTCACCGGTATAAAATCCGGAAGCTACAATAACATTCTAGCATCTGATAAAAGAAAAGGCAAAATTGAGGTTGGAGATCTATATGCTGAAGAAGAAAGGGATTTTCTGGTGACAACTCATATCCCCATCACTCAATCCAGCAGCAATGAGATGCCACTCATCAAAGTGAAATGTGTGTACAAGCATCCGATCTCCAAGAATCTAGTCACACTAGATTCTGCAAATGATGTCACCATCCAACGGCCTGTTGCAGCCGGACCAGTTGTGGTGTCGATGGAAGTAGACAAGCAGCGCAACAGGCTCCAATCCGCTGAAGCCATGGCAGAAGCTAGAGGCGCCGCAGAGCAAGGTGATCTAACTTCAGCCGTTGCCATCCTAGAAAACTGCCGTAAACAGCTCTCAGAATCCGCGTCAGCACGAGCCGGAGACAGATTATGCACCGCATTGGATGCTGAATTGAGGGAAATGCAAGAAAGGATGGGAAACAGACAGACTTACGAAACATCGGGAAGAGCCTACGTCCTGTCCGGACTGAGTTCGCATTCTTGGCAGAGGGCAACTGCGAGAGGCGACTCCACGGACAGCTGGAGTGTCGTTCATGCGTACCAGACGCCGTCCATGGTGGACATGGTGAATTTGTCCCAGACCATGATCTTAGGTAACCCGTCGCCTCGACCGACGATCAGGCCAACGAGATCTTTCCCTGCAAGGCAGCAGCAGCATCCCAGCTGA
- the LOC131000537 gene encoding E3 ubiquitin-protein ligase WAV3-like isoform X3, whose protein sequence is MQQNSIKKICAICLGTMKPGHGHAIFTAECSHSFHFHCIASNVKHGRQSCPVCRAKWKEVPFQSPSADKSNGGDRINNVPWPQDESLMRLVRRIPSPRMDSNRNVSSLFHVVEPDVFDDDDEICGDLPCGTGITNRSSSKPNDDDHFTGAVEVKTYPEVSAVLKSKSHDNFSVLIHLKAPTATAMQHSETDGAGSRAPVDLVTVLDVSGSMAGTKLALLKRAMGFVIQNLGPSDRLSVIAFSSTARRLFPLRRMTHNGKHEALQSVNSLSSNGGTNIADGLRKGAKVMSERKCKNPVSSIILLSDGQDTYTTTSPTGGNARSDHQSLLPASMHRNNASGLHIPVHAFGFGADHDADSMHSISETSGGTFSFIEAENVIQDAFAQCIGGLLSVVVQELRVEVECIDPILQLTGIKSGSYNNILASDKRKGKIEVGDLYAEEERDFLVTTHIPITQSSSNEMPLIKVKCVYKHPISKNLVTLDSANDVTIQRPVAAGPVVVSMEVDKQRNRLQSAEAMAEARGAAEQGDLTSAVAILENCRKQLSESASARAGDRLCTALDAELREMQERMGNRQTYETSGRAYVLSGLSSHSWQRATARGDSTDSWSVVHAYQTPSMVDMVNLSQTMILGNPSPRPTIRPTRSFPARQQQHPS, encoded by the exons ATGCAACAAAACTCCATCAAA AAGATTTGTGCAATATGCTTGGGAACCATGAAACCTGGCCACGGGCATGCGATTTTCACTGCAGAATGTTCGCACTCGTTTCATTTTCATTGTATTGCATCCAATGTGAAGCATGGAAGACAAAGTTGTCCCGTTTGCCGTGCAAAATGGAAGGAGGTCCCTTTCCAGAGTCCTTCTGCTGATAAATCTAATGGGGGAGATAGGATAAACAATGTGCCCTGGCCTCAGGATGAGTCCTTGATGCGGCTAGTGAGACGAATCCCTTCTCCACGAATGGATAGCAATCGGAACGTTTCTTCTCTGTTTCATGTTGTCGAACCTGATGtgttcgatgatgatgatgaaatttGCGGTGACTTACCCTGTGGCACTGGCATCACCAATAGATCATCCAGTAAGCCCAATGATGACGATCATTTTACAGGAGCAGTCGAAGTTAAAACGTATCCGGAAGTTTCTGCTGTTCTAAAATCAAAATCCCACGATAACTTTTCTGTTCTGATTCATCTGAAAGCGCCAACTGCAACGGCAATGCAACATTCTGAAACTGATGGAGCAGGTTCTCGAGCTCCAGTTGATCTCGTCACAGTGCTTGATGTCAGTGGCAGCATGGCTGGCACCAAGCTCGCTCTTCTTAAACGAGCAATGGGGTTTGTGATCCAAAACTTAGGTCCTTCGGATAGGCTATCTGTAATCGCCTTCTCCTCAACAGCACGTCGTCTCTTTCCACTCCGTAGGATGACTCACAATGGAAAGCACGAAGCACTACAATCCGTCAACTCTCTAAGCTCAAACGGAGGGACGAACATTGCTGATGGCCTCAGGAAGGGCGCCAAGGTGATGAGTGAGCGCAAGTGTAAAAATCCAGTCAGCAGCATCATACTGTTATCTGATGGGCAAGACACGTACACCACCACCTCTCCTACTGGTGGAAACGCCCGCTCCGATCATCAGTCGTTACTCCCAGCCTCCATGCACAGAAATAATGCCTCTGGTCTTCATATTCCTGTGCATGCATTTGGATTTGGTGCAGATCATGATGCAGACTCGATGCATTCAATCTCTGAAACTTCTGGTGGAACATTTTCTTTTATAGAGGCGGAGAACGTGATTCAGGATGCCTTTGCACAGTGCATCGGGGGTCTCTTAAGCGTCGTCGTGCAGGAACTAAGAGTGGAAGTCGAGTGCATTGATCCAATCCTGCAACTCACCGGTATAAAATCCGGAAGCTACAATAACATTCTAGCATCTGATAAAAGAAAAGGCAAAATTGAGGTTGGAGATCTATATGCTGAAGAAGAAAGGGATTTTCTGGTGACAACTCATATCCCCATCACTCAATCCAGCAGCAATGAGATGCCACTCATCAAAGTGAAATGTGTGTACAAGCATCCGATCTCCAAGAATCTAGTCACACTAGATTCTGCAAATGATGTCACCATCCAACGGCCTGTTGCAGCCGGACCAGTTGTGGTGTCGATGGAAGTAGACAAGCAGCGCAACAGGCTCCAATCCGCTGAAGCCATGGCAGAAGCTAGAGGCGCCGCAGAGCAAGGTGATCTAACTTCAGCCGTTGCCATCCTAGAAAACTGCCGTAAACAGCTCTCAGAATCCGCGTCAGCACGAGCCGGAGACAGATTATGCACCGCATTGGATGCTGAATTGAGGGAAATGCAAGAAAGGATGGGAAACAGACAGACTTACGAAACATCGGGAAGAGCCTACGTCCTGTCCGGACTGAGTTCGCATTCTTGGCAGAGGGCAACTGCGAGAGGCGACTCCACGGACAGCTGGAGTGTCGTTCATGCGTACCAGACGCCGTCCATGGTGGACATGGTGAATTTGTCCCAGACCATGATCTTAGGTAACCCGTCGCCTCGACCGACGATCAGGCCAACGAGATCTTTCCCTGCAAGGCAGCAGCAGCATCCCAGCTGA
- the LOC131000553 gene encoding receptor-like serine/threonine-protein kinase NCRK: MGRRVEITLLCFITVVWFQQTLSDGPATSSDTDKWTCTCSIAREQTLTFALANCSSSCDCNPAAGGSDENRWTCICNAGGLPRLVGEENGSSCFTACNCNAGTLSELEPSKKRIPVKVVFIVLLLCLVLTAIGLAAIMLWHVYRKDKHPVQWASSSSDRLTSCSSAVNLMSHGSSPMPVYKGYLDSSAKPFMGCIPQNPFLLRRGTKALHGTIIQFSYSELENATDKFSDTNLVGVGGCSHVYRGNLRDGRTVAVKKMKRQGGPDAEHVFLAEIQLIARLHHCHVVPLLGYCLQHQGKNAERLLVFEYIPNGNLRECLDGELGQCLGWNTRVSIALGAARGLEYLHDAAAPRILHRDVKSTNILLDERWRAKITDLGMAKHLQNDGILSCSSSPDRMQGTFGYFAPEYAIVGRASLKSDVFSFGVVLLELITGRKPIHKSSNKGAESLVIWATARLHDSKRVIEELPDPHLQGKFEEEEMQVMAYLAKECLLLDPDSRPTMSEVVQILSTIAPDRSKRNNLPLRAFQCGMKSENPEMSDGDLHDASSSSTEEIKQITSEIIKNEKEEDDSPSDVEKLMLLTSKRRSSRGLQDDEVVDLTEPRLESFCLPNFESHVVKISYAGT; this comes from the exons ATGGGGCGTCGGGTAGAAATCACACTTCTTTGTTTCATTACCGTGGTCTGGTTTCAGCAGACTCTTTCTG ATGGGCCAGCAACAAGTTCTGACACGGACAAGTGGACATGCACTTGTTCTATTGCGCGTGAACAAACCTTGACTTTTGCCCTGGCAAACTGCTCTTCTTCCTGTGATTGTAACCCTG CTGCAGGAGGATCAGATGAAAATAGATGGACTTGCATTTGCAATGCTGGTGGGCTACCTAGGttagtaggtgaagaaaatgGCAGTAGCTGTTTTACAGCGTGCAATTGTAATGCTG GGACTTTATCCGAGTTGGAACCTTCGAAGAAACGCATTCCAGTCAAAGTTGTTTTCATAGTTCTCTTACTCTGTCTCGTCCTGACAGCCATTGGATTGGCTGCTATAATGTTATGGCATGTCTATCGGAAGGACAAGCATCCAGTTCAATGggcttcatcttcatcagatAGACTAACAAGTTGTAGTAGTGCTGTAAACTTGATGAGCCATGGCTCTTCTCCTATGCCAGTATACAAAGGATATCTAGATTCTTCTGCCAAACCTTTTATGG GGTGCATTCCCCAGAATCCATTCCTGTTGAGAAGGGGAACAAAAGCACTGCATGGAACGATAATACAGTTTTCATATTCTGAGCTGGAAAACGCAACAGACAAATTTTCTGATACTAATTTGGTCGGAGTTGGAGGATGCAGCCACGTCTACCGTGGTAATCTCAGAGATGGTAGAACGGTTGCAgtcaagaaaatgaaaagacaAGGTGGCCCGGACGCAGAACATGTTTTCCTGGCTGAG ATACAACTGATTGCAAGACTTCACCACTGTCATGTGGTTCCTTTGCTTGGATACTGCTTGCAACACCAAGGGAAGAATGCTGAGAGACTACTGGTATTTGAGTACATTCCCAATGGTAATCTCAGGGAATGTCTCGATGGGGAACTAGGCCAATGTTTGGGTTGGAATACTCGAGTTTCAATAGCTCTTGGAGCTGCACGAGGTTTGGAGTATCTCCATGATGCTGCTGCACCTAGAATATTGCACAGAGATGTCAAATCCaccaacattctcttagacGAAAGATGGAGAGCCAAG ATTACTGATCTTGGCATGGCTAAACACCTTCAGAATGATGGCATTCTCAGCTGTTCCAGTTCTCCAGATAGAATGCAAGGGACCTTTGGTTACTTTGCACCAGAGTATGCAATTGTTGGACGAGCTTCTTTGAAGTCTGATGTTTTCAGCTTTGGCGTAGTTCTTCTTGAACTCATCACTGGTCGAAAGCCCATCCACAAGTCATCCAACAAAGGGGCAGAAAGTCTCGTGATATGG GCAACAGCTCGTCTGCATGACAGTAAGAGAGTGATAGAAGAATTGCCAGACCCGCATCTCCAAGGCAAgtttgaagaagaagagatGCAGGTAATGGCCTACTTAGCAAAGGAGTGCCTGCTGTTGGATCCTGATTCTCGACCAACAATGAGTGAAGTGGTCCAGATTCTTTCGACTATCGCTCCAGACAGATCTAAACGGAATAATCTGCCACTACGTGCATTCCAG TGTGGAATGAAGAGTGAGAATCCAGAGATGAGTGATGGAGATCTTCATGACGCCTCCTCCTCCTCGACAGAAGAGATCAAGCAAATCACTTCTGAGATCATCAAGAATGAGAAGGAGGAAGATGATTCGCCATCCGACGTGGAGAAGCTGATGCTCCTCACTTCAAAGAGACGAAGCTCGCGGGGCCTCCAAGACGACGAAGTGGTGGATTTAACGGAGCCACGGTTGGAGTCATTCTGCCTGCCAAACTTTGAGTCCCATGTTGTCAAGATTTCATACGCAGGTACATAA
- the LOC131000603 gene encoding exosome complex component RRP41-like has product MAGKPGAAAPTYSPSMTGQRKKRPSIQNDSEWVRPDGRGLHQCRPAFLKTGAVNSASGSAYAEFGNTKVIVSVFGPRESKKAMMYSNDGRLNCNVSYTTFASPVRGQTPETKDLSSMLHKALEGAIILKSFPKTTVDVFALVLESGGSDLPVITSCASLALADAGIMLYDMVASVSVSCIGKNLLIDPVSEEESHQDGGLMITCMPSRNEVTQMTVTGEWSTTKINEAMQLCLDACSKLGKIMRSCLKEAASAPQD; this is encoded by the exons ATGGCCGGAAAACCTGGTGCTGCGGCGCCCACATATTCGCCATCGATGACCGGTCAGCGGAAGAAGAGGCCCTCGATTCAAAACGACTCTGAATGGGTCCGACCCGACGGCCGCGGCCTCCACCAGTGCCGCCCTGCAT TTTTAAAGACCGGCGCAGTGAATTCTGCCTCGGGGTCTGCTTATGCAGAGTTCGGAAACACCAAGGTCATTGTATCTGT CTTTGGTCCCAGGGAAAGTAAGAAAGCTATGATGTATAGTAATGATGGGCGGTTGAATTGTAACGTCAGTTATACAACTTTTGCTTCTCCTGTTCGTGGTCAG ACTCCAGAAACTAAGGATCTTTCGTCAATGCTCCACAAAGCTCTGGAGGGTGCCATTATACTGAAATCTTTCCCTAAGACGACTGTTGATGTCTTTGCTTTGGTATTGGAATCTGGAGGAA GTGATCTTCCAGTAATCACGTCGTGTGCCAGTCTTGCTCTTGCAGATGCAGGCATTATGTTGTATGACATGGTTGCCTCTGTTTCTGTG TCATGTATCGGGAAGAATCTTCTCATCGACCCTGTATCAGAAGAAGAAAGCCATCAAGATGGGGGTCTTATGATCACTTGCATGCCATCGCGTAATGAGGTCACGCAGATGACTGTCACCGGAGAGTGGTCAACAACGAAGATAAACGAG GCAATGCAGTTATGCCTTGATGCTTGCTCCAAGCTGGGGAAGATCATGAGATCATGTCTGAAAGAAGCTGCTTCTGCTCCACAGGATTAG